A single region of the Granulicella aggregans genome encodes:
- a CDS encoding immunity protein TriTu family protein, translated as MNDYPIEVETIASWIASKEALWKGMGISLAGLKQNFKHVPSGCADLDCFQTMGRVSFWVTGQFDLEVLRTSDGQITFLRHVQTLNAPSLDVAFTKFLNAMSNPSGINSASDQHSLGA; from the coding sequence ATGAACGACTATCCGATCGAAGTCGAGACGATCGCTTCCTGGATCGCTTCCAAGGAGGCTCTGTGGAAGGGGATGGGTATCTCCTTGGCCGGACTAAAACAGAATTTCAAACATGTACCAAGTGGCTGTGCGGACCTTGATTGCTTCCAGACCATGGGCCGTGTGAGTTTCTGGGTCACGGGCCAGTTCGACCTTGAGGTGCTTCGAACCTCGGACGGTCAGATTACGTTTTTGCGGCATGTTCAGACTCTCAACGCGCCGTCTTTGGATGTTGCTTTCACCAAGTTTCTGAATGCGATGTCTAACCCATCTGGCATCAACTCAGCGTCCGATCAGCACTCACTTGGAGCTTGA
- a CDS encoding DUF503 domain-containing protein: MPIAAITVELEIPGAHSLKERRHAVRSIKDKLRHSFNISVAELDEGLVWNRATLGIAAISASTSYLTGQCEEVERAVYSYSTNLGAVVLEIYAEILD; encoded by the coding sequence ATGCCTATCGCCGCCATTACCGTCGAACTTGAGATTCCCGGAGCTCATTCTCTGAAAGAGCGCCGCCACGCGGTGCGGTCGATCAAGGACAAGCTGCGGCACAGCTTCAATATCTCGGTGGCAGAGCTCGATGAAGGACTGGTTTGGAACCGGGCGACGCTTGGGATTGCGGCGATCTCCGCCTCCACCAGCTACCTTACCGGACAGTGCGAGGAGGTCGAACGAGCTGTCTACAGCTACTCCACCAACCTGGGCGCCGTGGTCTTAGAGATCTACGCCGAGATCCTCGATTAG
- a CDS encoding SRPBCC family protein: MFDRRRLPFFVALCVCILPQAGLCATPTKQFESLARAGQIHKTAPVTAVVEVVANAPVGLVWKLLADINGWPRWQSDISRVNAPTPLVFGSDFDWAIDGSPVHSRLELIKAGRRLAWISFTGSRQTIHVWTLEALSGNKTRITSAESMDGKPMPLTSKELADSDKAWLNALKVAAERQVRSSSK, encoded by the coding sequence ATGTTTGATCGTCGCCGCCTTCCTTTCTTTGTTGCGCTCTGCGTTTGTATCCTGCCGCAGGCGGGACTCTGCGCTACGCCTACGAAGCAGTTCGAATCGCTCGCACGCGCGGGGCAGATTCATAAGACAGCTCCGGTCACTGCCGTCGTTGAGGTTGTCGCCAATGCGCCTGTTGGACTCGTCTGGAAGCTGCTGGCAGATATCAATGGCTGGCCTCGGTGGCAATCCGATATCAGTCGCGTGAATGCTCCGACGCCGCTTGTCTTTGGAAGTGATTTTGACTGGGCCATCGATGGCAGCCCGGTTCACTCGCGGCTTGAACTCATCAAAGCCGGACGACGCCTCGCGTGGATCAGCTTTACCGGCTCACGGCAGACCATCCATGTCTGGACGCTTGAAGCGCTGTCCGGGAATAAGACGCGCATCACGTCGGCTGAGTCGATGGACGGCAAGCCGATGCCGCTCACGTCGAAGGAGCTTGCTGACTCTGATAAGGCGTGGCTGAACGCGCTTAAGGTTGCCGCTGAGAGGCAGGTCCGCTCAAGCTCCAAGTGA
- a CDS encoding helix-turn-helix domain-containing protein → MATMMAPVEQREVLRCDHCNLVQFRTTSAMCRRCRKCLEVEEPVPVAAPLALVGTPSTVESGLQVATAVRDLRHVRNLSQRQLAARMNVPRTYISKIENGKAMPTLSSLDRLAKALQVDISTLLRDASNRHRDESNVLMADPFLAEIAHHTANWDSLQRSIFLNHVREVAAGRRRTA, encoded by the coding sequence ATGGCAACTATGATGGCACCCGTCGAACAGCGTGAGGTCCTGCGTTGCGACCATTGCAATCTGGTGCAGTTCCGCACGACCAGCGCAATGTGCCGCCGCTGCCGGAAGTGCCTCGAAGTCGAGGAGCCAGTACCTGTCGCCGCTCCTCTGGCGCTGGTCGGCACTCCCTCAACCGTCGAGAGCGGTCTTCAGGTGGCTACTGCTGTCCGCGATCTACGGCATGTACGTAACCTCTCTCAGAGACAGCTTGCAGCTCGGATGAACGTCCCCCGTACCTATATCTCCAAGATCGAGAACGGCAAAGCGATGCCAACGCTCTCGTCGCTGGATCGGCTGGCGAAGGCGTTGCAAGTGGATATCTCGACCCTGCTGCGCGACGCTTCAAACCGTCACCGCGACGAGTCGAACGTCCTGATGGCCGACCCGTTCCTGGCGGAGATTGCACACCATACGGCCAACTGGGACTCACTGCAGCGCTCGATCTTCCTGAACCACGTTCGCGAAGTCGCTGCGGGCCGACGCCGCACGGCGTAG
- a CDS encoding isoprenyl transferase, whose translation MRAPLTSRVHELSLEEAAIYCQLDPARIPQHVAIIMDGNGRWAGKRMLKRFLGHQQGAESVQYVVETASRINLPWLTLYAFSLENNLRRPKAEVNFLMKLLKSYLVGNVKRMNDNNVRMAYIGRLTELPAEVRDTMQWASEQTAKNTGTTLTLALNYGARSELVDAMRQTLRDAITESAGDFERLQSLIAEMDEHHVSRRLYTAQMPDPDLVIRTSGEQRISNFLLWQIAYAEIFVTDRLWPDFRGIHLLEAIADFQRRERRYGGLGDSFTDEKMEDHHAGDTAELVRR comes from the coding sequence TTGCGCGCACCACTAACTAGCCGCGTCCACGAACTGTCCCTGGAAGAGGCGGCGATCTATTGCCAGCTCGACCCGGCCCGGATTCCCCAACACGTCGCCATCATTATGGACGGCAATGGCCGCTGGGCGGGAAAGCGCATGCTGAAGCGCTTCCTTGGTCACCAGCAGGGCGCGGAGTCGGTGCAGTACGTGGTTGAGACTGCCTCGCGCATCAACCTTCCGTGGCTGACGCTGTATGCCTTCTCACTCGAAAACAACCTCCGCCGTCCCAAGGCCGAGGTGAACTTCCTGATGAAGCTGCTGAAGAGCTATCTGGTGGGTAACGTCAAGCGAATGAACGACAACAACGTTCGCATGGCGTACATTGGGCGGCTCACCGAGCTTCCTGCCGAAGTGCGGGACACGATGCAGTGGGCATCGGAGCAGACGGCCAAGAACACCGGCACCACGCTGACGCTGGCATTGAACTACGGTGCTCGGTCGGAGCTTGTCGACGCGATGCGTCAGACGCTGCGTGACGCGATTACGGAGTCTGCCGGGGACTTTGAACGGCTGCAATCGCTGATCGCGGAGATGGACGAGCACCACGTCTCGCGGCGGCTCTACACAGCGCAGATGCCCGACCCGGATCTTGTCATCCGCACCAGCGGAGAGCAGCGCATCTCAAACTTTCTGCTCTGGCAGATCGCCTACGCTGAGATCTTCGTGACCGACCGGCTGTGGCCGGACTTTCGCGGCATCCATCTGCTCGAGGCCATCGCGGACTTCCAGCGTCGCGAGCGACGTTACGGCGGACTGGGCGATAGCTTTACGGACGAGAAGATGGAAGACCACCACGCGGGCGACACGGCGGAGCTGGTTCGGCGTTAG
- a CDS encoding HD domain-containing protein, with product MADGFTRERAWELLQEWTASPSLVKHGLAVEACTRSYGVREAARLELAIAEADEFIELYAIAGLLHDFDYDKHPSLEEHPFVGVNFLREQGWPEVVLHAILAHADYSGTPRETHLDKALFACDELAGFLTACALVKPSKSIHEVEVAGVKKKMKDKAFARAVKREDMTDGAALLGIPVEEHIGNCLQAMQERADELGLAGSPAV from the coding sequence ATGGCAGACGGATTTACACGGGAGCGGGCTTGGGAACTGTTGCAGGAGTGGACAGCGTCGCCCTCGTTGGTCAAACACGGCCTTGCGGTGGAGGCCTGCACACGCTCCTACGGTGTGCGCGAGGCGGCGCGGCTTGAGCTTGCGATCGCTGAGGCAGACGAGTTTATCGAACTCTACGCAATCGCCGGCCTCCTGCACGACTTCGACTACGACAAACATCCGTCGCTAGAAGAACATCCCTTCGTCGGTGTGAACTTCCTGCGCGAACAGGGCTGGCCGGAGGTCGTGCTGCACGCCATCCTCGCCCATGCGGACTACTCCGGCACCCCGCGCGAGACGCATCTCGACAAGGCGCTCTTTGCCTGTGACGAATTGGCGGGATTCTTAACGGCGTGCGCGTTGGTGAAGCCTTCGAAGTCCATTCATGAGGTGGAAGTCGCTGGCGTGAAGAAGAAGATGAAGGACAAAGCCTTCGCTCGCGCCGTGAAACGGGAAGACATGACGGACGGAGCTGCGCTTCTCGGAATACCAGTCGAAGAGCACATTGGGAATTGCCTGCAAGCGATGCAGGAGCGGGCTGACGAGTTAGGACTGGCGGGGAGTCCCGCGGTCTAA
- a CDS encoding response regulator, with translation MADAGRLILLVEDDPDHELLTIRALKKSNIANDIRVARDGEEAINMLFGADAIKPQVILLDLKLPKVEGLEVLRRIRESDLTRMLPVVVLTSSDEERDLVRSYQLGVNSYIRKPVNFTDFAEATRQLGMYWLVLNEAPPLS, from the coding sequence ATGGCAGACGCGGGACGCTTAATTCTGCTCGTGGAAGATGACCCCGATCACGAGTTGCTGACAATACGGGCCTTGAAGAAGTCGAACATTGCCAACGACATCCGAGTCGCGCGCGATGGCGAAGAGGCGATCAACATGCTCTTTGGGGCGGACGCCATCAAGCCTCAGGTGATCCTCCTCGACCTCAAGCTGCCCAAGGTTGAAGGCCTCGAGGTGCTGCGAAGGATCCGCGAGAGCGACCTCACGCGGATGCTGCCCGTGGTCGTGCTTACCTCGTCCGACGAAGAGCGCGACCTCGTCCGTAGCTACCAGCTCGGTGTGAACAGCTATATTCGCAAGCCGGTAAACTTCACGGACTTCGCTGAAGCCACGCGTCAGTTGGGGATGTACTGGCTCGTACTCAACGAAGCTCCTCCCCTAAGCTAG
- a CDS encoding APC family permease — MQILLVVGITWAGLAARQGSGHVVYWLLAILLLFLPVAGVVSYCVKLWPLEGGVYQWTKHAIGPFAGFISAWNFGFWALGAVSEVGIQTATSLSYALGPRAAWIADSHLLINSFSVGIFAIILIVNIPGFGIGRWVSHFGTAVTVLVTLLLGVLILYHPHTSLAHPHISPQRPFSLALPTVTLLTINLFSKLSFNALTGLEQVAVFAGETRNAAKTILRSAWIGAPIIAVIFILMSGSILTYIPADKVDLTGPIPQILAAAFAGGSTASGVIDWGLMLGRAAIFVLAIALVAQFAVIVAETSRLPLVAGWDYLIPAWFTRLHPKYRTPTNSLCVIVVLSILMCFFASAGTSAQEAFQLIATSANIGYGIYYLLMFAVPLVAGSRFGEPAGWLLKLACFCGIGVTLLSIAFSLVPVVDVKSPWLFALKVGLTALAVNAVGGAIYWRGSRIKNREEQLQPVVRPA, encoded by the coding sequence ATGCAAATTCTCCTCGTCGTAGGCATTACCTGGGCGGGACTGGCCGCTCGCCAGGGCTCCGGCCACGTCGTCTACTGGCTGCTCGCGATCCTTCTGCTCTTTCTGCCTGTCGCGGGCGTGGTCAGCTACTGCGTGAAGCTATGGCCGCTGGAGGGCGGCGTCTACCAGTGGACGAAGCATGCCATCGGCCCCTTCGCTGGATTCATCAGTGCTTGGAACTTCGGCTTCTGGGCGCTCGGAGCGGTCTCCGAAGTTGGCATCCAGACTGCCACCAGTCTCAGCTACGCTCTCGGCCCCAGGGCGGCGTGGATCGCCGACAGCCACCTTCTCATCAATAGCTTCAGCGTCGGCATCTTCGCGATCATCCTGATCGTCAACATCCCCGGATTTGGAATCGGCCGCTGGGTTTCTCACTTCGGCACCGCTGTGACTGTACTAGTGACGCTGCTACTTGGCGTGCTCATCCTCTACCATCCGCACACATCGCTGGCGCACCCGCATATCTCGCCGCAGCGGCCTTTCTCACTCGCTCTGCCGACGGTGACGCTGCTCACCATCAACCTCTTTAGCAAGCTGAGCTTCAACGCGCTTACCGGCCTTGAACAGGTAGCCGTCTTCGCTGGCGAGACCCGCAACGCAGCCAAGACGATCCTGCGCTCCGCATGGATCGGCGCGCCCATCATCGCCGTCATCTTCATCCTGATGAGCGGCTCGATCCTGACCTACATTCCCGCAGACAAGGTAGACCTCACCGGCCCCATCCCGCAGATCCTCGCCGCGGCCTTCGCCGGTGGTAGTACCGCTTCCGGAGTGATCGATTGGGGGCTGATGCTTGGCCGCGCCGCAATCTTTGTTCTCGCCATCGCTCTCGTCGCGCAGTTCGCGGTCATCGTTGCCGAGACAAGCCGCCTTCCCCTTGTCGCTGGTTGGGACTACCTCATCCCCGCCTGGTTCACGCGGCTTCACCCGAAGTACCGCACGCCCACCAACTCGCTTTGCGTCATCGTGGTGCTCAGCATCCTGATGTGTTTCTTTGCGTCCGCCGGAACCAGCGCGCAGGAGGCGTTTCAACTGATCGCCACCAGCGCCAACATCGGCTACGGCATCTATTACCTGCTGATGTTTGCGGTTCCACTGGTGGCTGGCTCGCGCTTTGGTGAGCCAGCGGGATGGCTCTTGAAGCTCGCGTGCTTCTGCGGGATCGGCGTGACCTTGCTCTCGATCGCGTTCTCGCTGGTGCCGGTTGTCGACGTGAAAAGCCCGTGGCTCTTCGCGCTGAAGGTGGGCCTCACGGCGCTGGCGGTGAATGCGGTTGGCGGCGCGATCTATTGGCGAGGAAGCAGGATCAAGAACAGGGAAGAGCAGCTTCAGCCGGTAGTCCGGCCAGCCTAA
- a CDS encoding sensor histidine kinase, protein MPASSGKSKIQDARRNTLTGLLLVAILVVIVNTWVAFRSVSVLVENEKWVQHTLQVINQVELIMSAAKDAETGSRGFLITGDDAYLAPYSDAIKELPGDLNTFQALTADNASQEARIVEMRAVLEQRLSLLAQGIQRRREGSPEDEVRLMVLTGTGKAEMDHVRRIADEMEAEEKRLLTLREDAARRSSLRARATIGLASALDLVLLIMIFRHLGRERTLRLETEHVAAELAISREALEAKSSELQSLNRELEERVRIRTAELETTNRELEAFSYSVSHDLRAPLRTIDGFSLALEEDYTEAVDATGRDYIRRVRAGVQRMGQLIDALLQLSRITRADLVREEFDMAALARSVIADMQIGTSKAGSGEMGALATSVNFVVTDGPLTNGDPRLIRVALENLLGNAVKFSSKVADPVVQFGWDDAASAWFVRDNGAGFDMFYADRLFTAFNRLHGDKDFKGSGIGLATVARVIGRHHGRIWADSVIGSGATFWFTLG, encoded by the coding sequence ATGCCAGCCAGCTCAGGAAAGAGCAAGATACAGGATGCGAGGCGCAACACCCTTACGGGCTTATTGCTGGTAGCGATCCTGGTCGTGATTGTAAACACCTGGGTGGCCTTCCGCTCCGTGAGCGTTCTGGTGGAGAACGAGAAGTGGGTCCAGCACACCCTGCAGGTGATCAACCAGGTAGAGCTCATCATGAGCGCGGCCAAAGATGCCGAGACTGGCAGCCGTGGATTTTTGATCACGGGCGATGACGCCTACCTCGCCCCCTATTCGGATGCTATCAAGGAGCTTCCAGGCGATCTAAACACCTTTCAGGCCCTGACCGCCGACAATGCCTCCCAAGAGGCGCGCATTGTGGAGATGCGCGCTGTCCTGGAGCAGCGCCTGAGCCTGCTGGCTCAGGGTATCCAGAGACGCAGAGAGGGCAGTCCGGAGGACGAGGTTCGCCTCATGGTGCTCACTGGCACGGGAAAGGCGGAGATGGATCACGTCCGCCGAATCGCGGACGAGATGGAGGCCGAAGAGAAGAGGCTTCTCACGCTCCGCGAGGATGCGGCCCGCCGCAGCAGCTTGAGGGCTCGCGCCACCATCGGACTGGCGAGTGCGCTGGATCTAGTGTTGCTCATCATGATCTTCCGTCACCTGGGGAGGGAGCGCACCTTGCGTCTGGAGACCGAGCATGTCGCCGCTGAACTAGCGATCAGCCGCGAAGCGCTGGAGGCGAAGTCGAGCGAACTTCAGTCGCTCAATCGTGAGCTTGAAGAGCGCGTCCGGATCAGGACAGCGGAGCTCGAGACGACCAACCGCGAGCTGGAGGCCTTCAGCTATTCCGTCTCGCATGACCTGCGCGCTCCCTTGAGGACCATCGACGGCTTCAGCCTGGCCCTCGAAGAGGACTACACCGAAGCCGTCGACGCGACCGGAAGGGACTATATTCGCCGGGTGCGTGCCGGGGTGCAGCGGATGGGGCAGTTGATCGATGCCCTGCTGCAGCTCTCCCGCATCACTCGCGCCGACCTTGTCCGTGAGGAGTTCGATATGGCCGCCCTCGCGCGATCTGTCATCGCTGACATGCAGATAGGGACCAGCAAGGCCGGCAGCGGAGAGATGGGGGCCCTGGCGACTTCCGTCAACTTCGTCGTGACCGACGGTCCTCTTACAAACGGCGATCCCAGGCTGATCCGGGTTGCGCTGGAGAACCTTCTGGGCAATGCGGTGAAGTTCTCGTCGAAGGTTGCCGATCCGGTCGTGCAATTCGGCTGGGACGATGCGGCGTCGGCCTGGTTTGTGCGCGATAACGGTGCGGGCTTCGACATGTTCTATGCAGACCGGCTCTTTACCGCCTTCAACCGCCTGCATGGCGACAAAGACTTCAAAGGATCCGGCATCGGCCTGGCTACCGTCGCCAGAGTGATTGGGCGGCACCACGGTCGAATTTGGGCCGACAGTGTCATCGGCAGCGGTGCGACCTTCTGGTTTACGTTAGGATGA
- a CDS encoding hybrid sensor histidine kinase/response regulator, producing MTTEDPAYEVMSGSANQLASGRRIALPGDLPLKKLDVLLIEDNADDALLLERHLRRHGLDPHIVRVETAPEMKRALAERTAGDLSSIVLADYNLPTFSGPEALKILRSSGLDLPFIMLSGAVSEEAAVESMRAGAQDYVTKQNLTRLVPAIERELKEADARRNRVAAELALRAAEARFHRLVEAMPLGLLISDAAGRVVYANRAVERLLGYKAVVPSSSPTPDGGLTLDAICPTLPSTPEVVDGSAPAAPFEAVCVTAAGEKVDVLVGVAVLNPGDPSEDRQLAAFLADLTLQKKSEEVLRQTEKLAIAGRLAASIAHEINNPLEAITNCLYLIEQGQMEPDSREYLEMAQRELDLVSKITMQTLRFYRRSSRPMKTDLRDLVESVLDLLDRRLKQQEIRIQRRFRDIPLVLAHEGEIRQVLANLVGNAIDALPEGGTLELRTSPGYDWVHGAPGVRVTVADNGTGMDHAVLARIFEAFYSTKGITGTGLGLWISRDIVEKHKGRLDVWSRPRIGDTPGGTVFTLFLPVESGESAAW from the coding sequence GTGACGACCGAGGACCCGGCCTACGAAGTGATGTCAGGGTCAGCCAACCAATTGGCTTCGGGCCGGAGGATTGCATTGCCCGGAGATCTGCCGCTAAAAAAACTCGACGTGTTGCTGATTGAGGACAACGCCGACGACGCCCTTTTGCTGGAGCGTCATCTTCGTCGCCATGGACTAGATCCGCATATCGTCCGTGTAGAGACCGCGCCAGAGATGAAGCGCGCCCTGGCGGAGCGGACCGCCGGTGACCTCTCCTCGATCGTCCTGGCGGACTATAACCTGCCCACCTTCAGCGGTCCCGAGGCGTTGAAGATCCTTCGATCCAGCGGCCTCGATCTTCCCTTTATCATGCTCTCGGGCGCGGTCTCCGAAGAGGCGGCGGTGGAATCCATGCGCGCGGGCGCCCAGGACTACGTGACCAAGCAGAACCTTACCCGGCTCGTTCCCGCCATTGAGCGCGAACTGAAGGAAGCCGACGCGCGCCGCAACCGCGTCGCCGCTGAACTCGCGCTTCGGGCGGCCGAGGCGCGTTTCCACAGACTGGTGGAGGCTATGCCTCTTGGGCTGCTCATCAGCGACGCCGCGGGCCGCGTCGTCTATGCCAATCGGGCCGTAGAGCGTCTCCTCGGCTACAAGGCGGTGGTCCCATCGTCCTCGCCAACGCCGGACGGGGGCCTGACTCTCGATGCGATCTGTCCCACTCTCCCATCCACCCCCGAAGTTGTCGATGGCTCCGCTCCTGCAGCACCTTTTGAGGCCGTATGCGTCACCGCCGCTGGAGAGAAGGTTGACGTCCTGGTGGGCGTCGCCGTCCTCAATCCCGGAGACCCATCGGAAGACCGGCAACTGGCCGCCTTCCTCGCCGACCTGACTCTCCAGAAGAAGAGCGAAGAGGTGCTGCGGCAGACCGAGAAGCTGGCCATCGCCGGACGCCTTGCGGCTTCCATCGCTCACGAGATCAACAACCCACTCGAGGCCATCACGAACTGCCTCTATCTGATCGAGCAGGGACAGATGGAACCGGATTCGCGCGAGTACCTGGAGATGGCGCAGCGGGAGCTAGACCTGGTCTCGAAGATCACCATGCAGACCCTGCGCTTCTACCGGCGATCTAGCCGGCCGATGAAGACCGATCTTCGCGACCTGGTCGAGTCCGTTCTCGACCTTCTGGATCGCAGATTAAAGCAGCAGGAGATTAGAATTCAGCGACGCTTCCGCGACATCCCGCTGGTGCTTGCGCACGAGGGCGAGATCCGGCAGGTGCTCGCGAACCTCGTCGGCAACGCGATCGACGCTCTGCCCGAGGGTGGCACTTTGGAGCTTCGCACCTCTCCGGGCTATGACTGGGTGCATGGCGCTCCCGGGGTCCGTGTCACTGTAGCCGACAATGGCACGGGCATGGACCACGCCGTTCTGGCCCGCATCTTCGAAGCGTTCTACTCCACCAAGGGCATCACGGGTACAGGCCTCGGACTTTGGATCTCCCGCGACATTGTGGAGAAGCACAAGGGAAGGCTGGATGTATGGAGCCGCCCGCGTATTGGCGATACGCCTGGCGGGACTGTGTTCACGCTCTTTCTCCCTGTCGAAAGCGGCGAGAGCGCGGCCTGGTAG
- a CDS encoding DHH family phosphoesterase, whose amino-acid sequence MIETSSLHPLSDPLELSDALLKEVVAAIPVPDASIRELLTFFREHPHFIVVSHARPDGDAIGSVLAMGEILGQLGCTTNLVLADSAPAIYRSLPGLDRIKFTGVVTGAPGAPAILLECDGIERTGLKGLEGRTLINIDHHVSGREFGAINWIDPLASAVAVMVYRIAVAAGVEITPSMATCLYAALLSDTGAFTYPNTTPESFAIAHDLSLRGANPGKIARDLYFASPLSKVRLLGRALDRLEIRGGLAWSWVTLADLDSVGATPEECEGIVGNLIAIEGIEAAFFLREQVDGLIRASIRSKGEFNVALVAEAFHGGGHRNASGCTLPGPMPSAIDALLGQLMESFAGYLSESVHEQGSLLARTLKT is encoded by the coding sequence ATGATTGAGACTTCAAGCCTGCATCCGCTCTCAGATCCGCTGGAGCTCTCCGACGCCCTCCTCAAAGAGGTTGTTGCCGCAATCCCTGTTCCTGATGCTTCCATTCGAGAGCTTCTGACTTTTTTCCGCGAACATCCTCACTTCATCGTCGTTTCGCACGCGCGGCCCGACGGAGACGCCATCGGTTCAGTACTGGCGATGGGCGAGATTCTTGGACAGCTGGGATGCACCACTAACCTGGTGCTGGCCGACTCCGCGCCAGCGATCTACCGGTCGCTTCCTGGGCTCGACCGAATCAAGTTCACCGGCGTGGTCACCGGCGCTCCCGGTGCTCCAGCCATTTTGCTGGAGTGCGACGGGATCGAGCGGACAGGCCTCAAGGGCCTCGAAGGGCGGACGCTGATCAACATCGACCACCACGTCAGCGGACGAGAGTTCGGCGCGATCAACTGGATCGATCCGCTGGCGAGCGCGGTCGCAGTCATGGTCTATCGCATCGCGGTCGCAGCGGGGGTCGAGATCACGCCCTCCATGGCAACCTGCCTCTACGCCGCGCTGCTCTCCGATACCGGCGCCTTCACGTATCCGAACACCACACCGGAGAGCTTCGCCATCGCCCATGACCTCTCGCTTCGCGGCGCGAACCCGGGGAAGATCGCTCGCGATCTCTACTTCGCTAGCCCGCTGAGTAAGGTGCGTTTACTGGGTAGGGCGCTCGACCGGCTGGAGATTCGAGGCGGCCTGGCATGGAGTTGGGTCACGCTCGCGGATCTGGATTCCGTCGGAGCGACTCCAGAGGAGTGCGAGGGGATCGTCGGGAACCTCATTGCCATCGAGGGCATCGAGGCCGCTTTCTTTCTGCGTGAGCAGGTCGACGGCCTGATCCGGGCGAGCATCCGCAGCAAAGGGGAGTTCAACGTCGCGCTCGTCGCGGAGGCGTTCCATGGCGGCGGTCATAGGAACGCAAGCGGATGCACGTTGCCGGGACCGATGCCGTCGGCGATTGATGCGCTCCTGGGTCAGCTTATGGAGAGCTTCGCAGGATACCTGTCCGAATCAGTCCACGAGCAGGGTTCGTTACTTGCCAGAACATTAAAGACTTGA
- the rbfA gene encoding 30S ribosome-binding factor RbfA: protein MPEQRARTYHRNRVTSTFSDEIGAMLEGELSDPRIAPCHVTDVVLAPGGKSARVFIAVQGTEAEEEETLAALMTARMFIRSSLRERMGVRHVPDITFAIDRSEKMTGRMDELLGRMRKRDKKREATAPASEPAIPS from the coding sequence ATGCCTGAGCAACGCGCACGAACCTACCACCGAAACCGAGTTACAAGCACCTTCTCCGACGAGATTGGAGCTATGCTGGAGGGCGAACTCTCCGACCCTCGCATTGCGCCATGCCATGTCACCGACGTCGTCCTCGCCCCCGGCGGCAAGTCTGCCAGGGTCTTCATCGCGGTACAAGGCACGGAGGCTGAGGAAGAAGAGACGCTGGCCGCGCTGATGACCGCGCGCATGTTTATTCGCTCTTCTCTGCGCGAGCGAATGGGCGTGCGTCATGTACCCGACATAACATTCGCCATCGACCGGTCTGAAAAGATGACCGGCCGGATGGACGAGCTGCTGGGCCGGATGAGAAAGCGTGACAAGAAGCGCGAGGCAACCGCACCTGCTTCGGAGCCGGCGATTCCCTCATGA